The Spirochaetaceae bacterium DNA segment AAAACGTGCTATCCCGGGTGCGTGGCTCGCTCGACCCGCGAGCTGCCGAGATCGAGACCCGCCGTCTGGCCGAACTGAGGGCCAACTGGCGCACGTGATCGTTCTCGACACCAGCGTAGTCATCGATCTGTTCATCGACGGCGATGCCGCCGACGCAACCGATGCGATCATTGGGCTCGGTGAAGGCGCGCTATCCGCCATCACGGTGTTCGAACTGCTCTCCGGCGTGCGCGATCCCGCACACCTGCACCAGCGGCGCGAACTGATCGACACCTGCCACGTGCTGGAGGTGTCTCGTGAAGTGTCGTTCCGCGCGGCGGAGCTCTATTCCCACCTGCGCGATGCCGGACAACTGATTCAAAACGAGGATCTGCTTATCGCCGCCACGGCACTGGTGCGACGCTGTCCACTTCACACCCTCAACCGCAGGCACTACCAGAGAGTCCCCTCACTCAGGCTGCACGAGTGGAGCGCGGGATGAGCATGAAACAACGGCACCTGGTGCTCGATTCGCGGTTGATCGAACGCGCCGACAACGCAACGCTGTGCGTCGCCGAGGCGGCCAAGAGTGCGGCGAACCCGCTGTTCGGGGAGGATCGGCCGTGGGAGATGCGCTTCGACAACCTGTATCCCAACGTGCTGTGGGACGCCGAGGAGCAGCTCTACAAGTGCTGGTACAGCCCGTTCTGCGTCGACTTCCGGTCAGGAGGCATGACCCTCGAACAGCGGCAAGCCACCCTCTACAGCGGCCCACCCGACCGCGATATGGCACTCTGCTATGCCACCTCGCGCGACGGCATCGCGTGGCAGAAGCCGGAACTCGGCCTGGTCGACTACCGGGGCAGCCGGGCCAACAACATCGTGCTGCGCGGGCCGCACGGCGCCGGGTTGGTCAAGGATGCGCACGAAACCGATCCCGCCCGGCGCTACAAGATGTTCACTTCGCTCGATGAGCAGGAGCTGGCGGTGGCGTTCTCTGCGGACGGCATTCGCTGGGGCCGGTTCCACCCCTGCCCCGCCGTCAAC contains these protein-coding regions:
- a CDS encoding type II toxin-antitoxin system VapC family toxin — translated: MIVLDTSVVIDLFIDGDAADATDAIIGLGEGALSAITVFELLSGVRDPAHLHQRRELIDTCHVLEVSREVSFRAAELYSHLRDAGQLIQNEDLLIAATALVRRCPLHTLNRRHYQRVPSLRLHEWSAG